A single Amphiura filiformis chromosome 8, Afil_fr2py, whole genome shotgun sequence DNA region contains:
- the LOC140159042 gene encoding uncharacterized protein yields the protein MRTIRLNQKERSEVLDCVYDDITGQYHTYYLSAFQYDMIADGLLRNFPKLREGLHIDGAKALLHKRLRDKFKNTRKRTDSHVPCVKNKKKKMENSDSPSATPSKNFWGVKNFAPSRREADDDQTIKSYVEFMQQQAKLDKGRRKQEQVLERMQWTLPERRAAITQDFVPIAELMVTYPILFDEDEIIREMNSLTEADTEVKFNQNLEIYSKKILQMKPVKKEGNDVQELRKRVAAAEDAEKIYLTKSVAL from the exons ATGCGAACCATAAGGCTGAACCAAAAGGAGAGATCAGAAGTATTGGACTGTGTGTATGATGACATAACAGGGCAGTACCATACCTA TTACTTGTCAGCCTTCCAATATGACATGATAGCAGATGGGTTGTTAAGAAATTTCCCTAAGTTGCGAGAAGGACTTCATATTGATGGAGCAAAG GCATTGTTGCACAAGCGCTTGAGAGACAAGTTCAAGAACACTCGTAAGAGAACAGACAGCCATGTCCCATGTGTGAAGAACAAGAAGAAAAAGATGGAAAACAGTGATTCTCCTTCAGCTactccttcaaaaaatttttggGGAGTGAAAAACTTTGCTCCTTCTCGAAGGGAAGCAGATGATGACCAAACAATCAAATCTTATGTGGAGTTCATGCAGCAACAAGCCAAACTGGACAAAGGACGCCGAAAGCAAGAACAAGTTCTAGAAAGAATGCAGTGGACTTTGCCAGAAAGAAGGGCAGCCATTACACAGGACTTTGTACCTATTGCTGAGTTGATGGTTACATACCCAATTCTCTTTGATGAAGATGAG ATTATCCGTGAGATGAATAGCCTCACAGAAGCGGACACTGAAGTAAAATTCAACCAAAACTTGGAAATCTACTCTAAAAAGATTCTTCAGATGAAGCCGGTCAAAAAAGAAGGTAATGATGTTCAAGAGCTCAGGAAGAGAGTGGCAGCTGCAGAAGATGCTGAGAAGATCT